In the Prochlorococcus sp. MIT 1307 genome, one interval contains:
- the lipB gene encoding lipoyl(octanoyl) transferase LipB has translation MDKQLHGITPGPFHTGKLDKTCPLGNISQAFILEPRDLVPFQTAWDWQKYWQKNLLTRGDLPQAVWLLQHPNCYTLGRGGSEMNLRFDPNNPPSDLYRINRGGEVTHHLPGQLVVYLVLDLRRYRTDLNWYLRQLEQVLIDVLYGLGLSPKRIHGYTGVWLDGFKVASIGVGCRRWITQHGFALNVDCDLNGFSEIVPCGLREVSVGKLDTWIPGLTVKDVQPLIRSCLTERFGLKSTKESCVPKFLEIETDN, from the coding sequence ATGGATAAGCAGCTTCATGGCATTACTCCTGGGCCATTTCATACCGGCAAGTTAGATAAAACTTGTCCATTGGGAAACATTTCTCAGGCTTTTATTCTTGAGCCAAGAGATTTGGTACCTTTCCAGACCGCATGGGATTGGCAGAAATATTGGCAGAAAAACCTTTTAACACGAGGAGATTTGCCCCAAGCAGTTTGGCTTCTCCAGCATCCGAATTGTTACACCTTGGGAAGAGGAGGGAGTGAGATGAATTTGCGTTTCGATCCAAATAACCCTCCTTCGGATTTGTATCGTATTAATCGAGGGGGGGAAGTGACTCATCATTTGCCTGGACAGTTGGTTGTATATCTTGTGCTTGACCTCCGTAGATATAGAACCGATCTCAATTGGTATCTACGTCAACTTGAGCAGGTGTTGATAGATGTTCTTTATGGCTTGGGACTTTCTCCTAAGCGAATTCATGGATATACAGGGGTTTGGCTTGATGGATTCAAAGTGGCTTCTATTGGGGTTGGTTGTCGCCGCTGGATTACTCAACATGGCTTTGCTCTTAACGTTGACTGTGATTTGAATGGTTTTTCTGAAATAGTTCCTTGTGGACTGCGAGAAGTCAGTGTTGGAAAGCTTGATACTTGGATCCCTGGATTGACAGTTAAGGATGTACAACCTTTGATTCGTAGCTGCTTAACTGAGCGTTTTGGGCTGAAATCAACTAAAGAAAGCTGCGTTCCTAAGTTTTTGGAAATTGAGACCGATAATTAA
- the hpf gene encoding ribosome hibernation-promoting factor, HPF/YfiA family, whose translation MKLLIHGRNLELTPALREYTQSKLQKAIQHFEDMVKEADVHLSVARNPRTPQQTAEVTVFANGTVIRAQERSENLYASIDLVASKLCRQLRRYKERHSDHHHSAGHSASLTPSTEAVIDESSIEGSLIEGKKVQLPNPGVRRKYFPMEPMTVDEARHQLDLIDHDFYLFREKTTKELQVIYKRNHGGYGVIQAKN comes from the coding sequence ATGAAGCTGCTTATCCATGGTCGAAACCTTGAACTAACTCCTGCATTACGTGAATACACACAATCAAAGCTGCAAAAAGCGATTCAACACTTTGAAGACATGGTCAAAGAAGCCGATGTTCACCTATCAGTAGCGAGGAACCCTCGAACTCCGCAACAAACTGCAGAAGTAACTGTTTTTGCTAACGGCACTGTAATAAGGGCTCAAGAGCGAAGCGAGAATCTTTATGCAAGCATTGACCTGGTAGCAAGCAAACTCTGTCGACAACTGCGTCGTTATAAAGAACGCCACTCTGACCATCACCATAGTGCCGGTCATAGTGCCTCTTTAACACCATCAACAGAAGCCGTTATTGATGAATCTTCAATCGAGGGATCTCTAATTGAAGGGAAAAAAGTTCAACTGCCTAATCCAGGAGTAAGGCGAAAGTATTTTCCAATGGAACCTATGACTGTTGATGAGGCTCGACATCAACTGGATCTCATCGATCACGACTTTTATCTATTCAGAGAAAAAACAACAAAAGAATTGCAAGTTATATACAAAAGGAACCATGGTGGATATGGAGTTATCCAAGCAAAAAATTGA
- the deoC gene encoding deoxyribose-phosphate aldolase: MEAKNDLPDLSPLIHQAALNPHLSIDDLNKLCDASRYYSFSGFCTNLSRLTAAREKLGPPSQTKLIAVIAFPFGFITSKQKQAEAEWAVERGAEELEVVPNFLALTEEKTEAFAEELAGICETGIPVRVILDTVNLHPEKLSLAVEAAIDAGVFSLQNGNGFGRNVLSSDIHQLSKLTRGRCEVKAVGGVKTVNQVVELIEAGATKIGTTVGPQLIQSLLKSTK; encoded by the coding sequence ATGGAGGCTAAAAATGATTTACCAGATCTTTCTCCGCTAATCCATCAAGCGGCTTTAAACCCTCATCTGTCCATCGATGATCTGAATAAGCTTTGTGATGCTTCTCGTTACTACAGTTTTTCTGGATTTTGTACCAATCTCTCTCGACTTACAGCCGCCAGAGAGAAGCTAGGTCCCCCCAGCCAAACAAAGCTGATTGCTGTTATCGCCTTTCCCTTTGGTTTTATAACCAGCAAACAGAAACAAGCAGAAGCTGAATGGGCTGTAGAAAGAGGTGCGGAGGAATTGGAAGTGGTACCTAACTTCTTGGCGTTAACCGAAGAAAAAACAGAAGCATTCGCAGAAGAACTTGCAGGTATTTGTGAAACTGGAATTCCTGTAAGAGTCATTCTAGATACTGTGAACCTTCATCCAGAAAAGCTATCCCTTGCAGTGGAAGCAGCAATCGATGCAGGAGTTTTTAGCCTACAAAATGGAAACGGTTTCGGGCGTAATGTTCTCTCTTCTGATATTCATCAACTATCAAAATTGACTCGTGGTCGATGCGAAGTAAAAGCGGTAGGGGGGGTCAAAACAGTTAATCAAGTAGTAGAACTAATTGAAGCAGGAGCGACAAAAATTGGCACGACCGTTGGACCTCAATTGATTCAAAGTCTCCTTAAAAGCACAAAGTGA
- the recO gene encoding DNA repair protein RecO, whose amino-acid sequence MSFEQRIQGLSLKVGPLGENDRLLTILTNEKGVTRVAVPGARKPKSNFAAAAPFTFLDLQLGGRAELKRVRDVKVLRSYTKVGQQLETLAAAQALAELSLLLVANNDPIPGMLSTVLIHLERLIESEKNGETNSILTLAKSVQSCVHLLALGGYGLPIQNCCHSGLQLDPPIGKWDWRCSFIPEEGFAIGSIPNSAIQLNPSEFALLQRLLRPNLPKRKDGELMGPKEVWIRLLIVVENWINNHLPRNSSALKMLRESLLD is encoded by the coding sequence GTGAGTTTTGAACAACGTATTCAAGGTCTCTCTCTAAAAGTAGGGCCTCTTGGAGAGAATGATCGACTGTTGACGATTCTTACTAATGAAAAAGGTGTGACGCGTGTAGCTGTACCAGGTGCAAGAAAACCAAAAAGCAACTTCGCAGCGGCTGCGCCTTTTACTTTTCTCGATCTTCAACTTGGAGGACGTGCTGAGCTAAAGCGTGTTCGTGATGTAAAAGTTCTTCGTAGCTATACCAAAGTAGGTCAACAACTTGAAACTCTTGCAGCAGCACAAGCTCTTGCAGAACTAAGCCTATTACTAGTCGCTAACAACGATCCTATTCCAGGAATGCTCAGTACCGTACTAATACATTTAGAACGACTAATAGAGTCTGAAAAAAATGGTGAGACCAACTCAATTTTAACTTTGGCTAAAAGTGTTCAGTCTTGTGTTCATCTGCTGGCGCTGGGAGGTTATGGCCTTCCTATTCAAAATTGTTGCCACAGTGGATTACAGCTAGATCCACCTATTGGCAAATGGGATTGGCGATGCAGCTTTATTCCTGAAGAGGGGTTTGCAATTGGTTCCATCCCAAATTCAGCTATACAACTTAATCCTTCTGAATTTGCTCTCCTCCAAAGACTGCTTCGTCCCAATCTTCCAAAACGAAAAGATGGAGAACTAATGGGACCTAAAGAAGTATGGATAAGGCTCCTGATCGTGGTGGAAAATTGGATCAACAATCATCTACCCAGAAATTCAAGTGCCCTGAAGATGTTGCGTGAATCCCTTTTAGATTAA
- a CDS encoding MFS transporter gives MGDHDENTKNILSGPTRQRKNTAAQNDHKKRGKGLQAVIQLKGFRRLWIGQIFSQLADKFYIVLMVYLIAQYWVHSAPQSNEALAEVAAAMRMNFQTNAQQITLLATGIYVANTIPAVILGTIAGVGADRWPKRRIMVASNGLRGLLVLFTPIFLLPGPSWIGLGWGYWGLIVMTFLESVLTQFFAPAEQSTIPLLVPKQHLLAANSLYQATSMGATIVGFALGDPILRLLNQLFLNIGINGGEFLLLPFCYGIAALSISKIDLREQSNRKAHKSVGKEIIHGLQVLKERPTVRGAMMNLVLLYSLLAALYVLTISLASSISSLGPTRFGTLLATSGLGMAIGAVAIAQMGDVFNRRKLAATGLGCITCSLVLLGQSQGLLVLTLILCAALGAGAALVAIPAQTTVQEDTPESQRGKVFGLQNNLINISLSLPLVLAGTLVSRYGLLPVLWLLAALALLAALLEFPWKRC, from the coding sequence ATGGGCGATCATGATGAGAATACTAAAAACATCTTGAGCGGTCCAACCCGTCAAAGGAAGAACACAGCAGCCCAAAATGACCACAAAAAGAGGGGGAAGGGCCTTCAAGCGGTGATCCAATTAAAAGGATTCCGCCGACTTTGGATAGGCCAAATTTTTTCTCAATTGGCCGACAAGTTCTACATAGTTTTGATGGTTTATCTGATTGCCCAGTATTGGGTTCATAGCGCCCCTCAAAGCAACGAGGCATTGGCAGAAGTAGCCGCAGCAATGAGGATGAACTTCCAAACCAATGCTCAGCAAATCACACTTCTAGCAACAGGAATCTATGTAGCAAACACCATCCCAGCAGTGATATTAGGAACAATTGCTGGTGTTGGAGCTGATCGCTGGCCAAAGCGCCGCATCATGGTCGCTTCCAATGGACTTCGTGGGCTGCTCGTACTTTTTACACCAATATTTCTTTTGCCGGGACCAAGTTGGATTGGACTTGGCTGGGGATATTGGGGACTTATTGTGATGACATTTCTGGAATCTGTCCTTACCCAATTTTTTGCCCCGGCAGAACAATCAACTATTCCTTTATTAGTTCCCAAGCAACATCTTCTTGCCGCAAATTCTCTGTACCAAGCAACCAGCATGGGGGCAACAATTGTTGGTTTTGCACTTGGAGATCCAATACTTCGTCTACTAAACCAATTATTCCTCAACATTGGAATAAATGGAGGAGAGTTTCTTCTCCTACCTTTTTGCTATGGAATTGCAGCCTTAAGTATAAGTAAAATCGATCTAAGAGAACAATCAAATCGCAAAGCTCACAAAAGCGTCGGGAAAGAAATTATCCATGGCTTGCAAGTACTAAAAGAGCGTCCAACAGTTAGAGGGGCAATGATGAACTTAGTACTTCTGTATAGCCTTCTGGCCGCTCTTTATGTGCTAACAATCAGCCTTGCTTCCTCCATCTCAAGCCTTGGGCCTACTCGATTTGGAACTTTGCTAGCCACAAGTGGGCTAGGCATGGCCATAGGAGCAGTGGCTATAGCTCAAATGGGAGATGTCTTTAATCGAAGAAAACTTGCCGCTACTGGACTTGGCTGCATTACATGCAGTCTGGTACTACTTGGGCAATCACAAGGGTTATTAGTTCTTACATTGATCCTCTGTGCAGCACTAGGTGCAGGAGCAGCACTTGTAGCAATCCCAGCTCAAACAACTGTTCAAGAAGACACTCCAGAGAGTCAAAGAGGGAAAGTCTTTGGGCTTCAAAACAACCTAATAAATATTTCTCTGAGTCTGCCTCTAGTCCTCGCTGGTACCTTAGTAAGTCGTTATGGATTACTTCCTGTCCTTTGGCTTCTGGCAGCTCTAGCGCTGCTGGCTGCACTTTTAGAATTTCCTTGGAAGCGCTGCTAA
- a CDS encoding glycosyltransferase family 4 protein, with the protein MRQVSHIAWLGKKSPFCGNVTYGLSTTEALRDRGHQTSFIHFDNPISPGDSKTSLLANDPEVSLPYLVKSQVYTIPSPRAQRELRESLERLKPDLVHASLTLSPLDFRLPDLCQQIGVPLVATFHPPFDAGIRNLTAGTQQLTYQLYAPSLARYDRVIVFSDMQAELLAKLGVKENRLAVIPNGINTDIWMPANPKSISPKQKNVRERLGGERIFLYMGRISTEKNIEALLRSWRQVEPRGCRLVIVGDGPLKTTLEHNSLTANDCDVLWWGYEADLETKIALLQCSEVFLLPSLVEGLSLSLLEAMATGTACVATDAGADGEVLENGAGIVLSTQGVTTQLRTLLPVLRDQPVLTFELGRRARLRVLERYTLSQNIDALEKLYEDLLHSASFPRLKPIRDSVQQQPQQLPLEPNEHQHFQADAKQ; encoded by the coding sequence ATGCGGCAGGTATCTCACATCGCCTGGCTGGGCAAAAAATCACCCTTTTGCGGGAATGTTACTTATGGCCTAAGTACTACAGAAGCGCTTAGAGATAGAGGCCATCAAACCAGCTTTATACACTTTGACAATCCGATCAGCCCTGGAGATAGCAAAACATCTCTCCTCGCTAATGATCCAGAAGTCAGCCTGCCCTATTTAGTCAAATCCCAGGTTTACACAATCCCTTCACCAAGAGCTCAAAGAGAACTAAGAGAATCTCTTGAGAGACTAAAGCCAGACTTAGTACATGCAAGCCTTACTCTCTCTCCATTAGATTTTAGGCTCCCTGACCTTTGTCAACAAATTGGAGTCCCACTTGTAGCAACCTTTCATCCTCCTTTTGACGCTGGGATAAGAAACCTCACGGCAGGAACGCAACAACTTACTTATCAACTCTATGCACCTTCTCTCGCTCGTTACGACAGAGTAATTGTTTTTTCCGACATGCAAGCTGAACTACTTGCAAAGCTTGGCGTTAAAGAAAATCGGCTTGCAGTAATACCAAATGGAATAAACACCGATATTTGGATGCCCGCAAACCCAAAATCAATAAGTCCTAAACAAAAAAATGTAAGAGAACGTCTTGGGGGAGAGCGAATCTTTCTTTATATGGGACGAATCTCTACCGAGAAAAATATTGAAGCACTCCTCCGTTCATGGCGCCAAGTAGAACCTAGAGGATGTCGATTAGTGATAGTGGGAGATGGGCCTCTCAAGACAACGTTGGAACACAACTCTTTAACTGCAAACGACTGTGACGTCCTCTGGTGGGGGTATGAAGCTGATTTAGAGACAAAAATCGCCTTACTCCAATGCTCTGAAGTTTTCCTTCTTCCAAGCCTCGTAGAAGGCCTCTCCCTATCATTACTAGAGGCGATGGCTACAGGAACAGCTTGTGTCGCAACAGACGCAGGAGCTGACGGGGAAGTACTGGAGAATGGTGCTGGCATCGTTCTAAGTACACAAGGAGTCACCACTCAACTTCGCACCCTCCTACCAGTCCTCAGAGATCAACCGGTTCTGACATTTGAGCTAGGCCGTCGCGCACGTTTACGAGTTTTAGAGCGTTATACCCTTAGTCAAAACATAGACGCCTTAGAAAAGCTATATGAGGACCTCCTTCATTCAGCCTCTTTCCCCAGACTTAAGCCAATTCGCGACTCCGTTCAGCAGCAGCCACAACAGCTTCCATTAGAGCCGAACGAACACCAGCACTTTCAAGCTGACGCAAAGCAGTGA
- the proC gene encoding pyrroline-5-carboxylate reductase, whose product MSCSLGVIGLGRMAQVILLPLLERGDFRPDQVCGVVGQKASVQNAKEQLPRGVQVFSSDDPSSLVVWNAPIKLLAVKPQHLDAVEEMWNQVDMEAPSSDQLLISLLAGVNLKRLGAIFTDCSCVRAVPNTPALVGAGLTGLAWGDEITYEQKLLVEKFFKPISEVLELPETQLDAFLALASSGPAYVALIAEALADGAVAAGLPRLLANYLAHRTLFGTSLLLKEKALHPGQLKDMVASPGGTTITALRQLESAGVRSALMEAVVAAAERSRELA is encoded by the coding sequence GTGTCTTGCTCTCTTGGTGTTATTGGTTTAGGCCGGATGGCTCAGGTTATCCTTTTGCCTTTGTTAGAGAGGGGAGACTTTAGACCTGATCAGGTTTGTGGGGTGGTAGGTCAAAAAGCAAGTGTACAAAATGCCAAAGAGCAATTGCCTAGAGGGGTTCAAGTATTTTCTTCGGATGACCCAAGCTCGCTTGTAGTTTGGAATGCTCCTATCAAGTTGTTAGCAGTAAAACCTCAACACCTTGATGCAGTTGAAGAGATGTGGAATCAAGTTGATATGGAAGCTCCCTCCAGTGATCAGTTATTGATTTCTTTATTAGCAGGCGTGAACTTAAAGCGTCTAGGAGCAATTTTTACTGATTGTTCTTGTGTTCGCGCTGTCCCAAATACTCCTGCATTGGTAGGGGCTGGTCTAACGGGTTTGGCTTGGGGAGATGAAATAACCTATGAACAGAAACTTTTAGTGGAGAAATTCTTTAAGCCAATTAGTGAGGTTTTAGAGCTGCCAGAAACTCAATTAGATGCTTTTTTGGCTCTAGCTTCTTCAGGGCCAGCATATGTGGCACTTATCGCAGAAGCACTTGCCGATGGTGCTGTTGCAGCTGGATTGCCGCGATTGTTGGCAAATTATTTAGCTCACAGGACTCTCTTTGGGACTTCTTTGTTGTTGAAAGAAAAAGCTTTACATCCAGGCCAGTTGAAGGACATGGTTGCCTCTCCAGGAGGTACAACAATCACTGCTTTGCGTCAGCTTGAAAGTGCTGGTGTTCGTTCGGCTCTAATGGAAGCTGTTGTGGCTGCTGCTGAACGGAGTCGCGAATTGGCTTAA
- a CDS encoding cell division protein SepF, with amino-acid sequence MSLISRLRAVVAGDDYLESDFDELDYETGDEFDPDNRVERNTDSELAPFTQSSPFDLGNGIPSSKVIGMPGISTTNAEVNLMEPRSFDEMPKAIQALRERKTVILNLTMMEPDQAQRAVDFVAGGTFAIDGHQERIGESIFLFAPSCVTVTNSFQEDASPSTVVNKDSEPLVKDANPAPAPEWGQSIASAI; translated from the coding sequence GTGTCGCTTATTTCCCGTCTGCGTGCTGTCGTTGCTGGTGACGACTACCTTGAAAGCGATTTTGATGAGCTTGATTATGAAACGGGGGATGAATTTGACCCTGACAATAGAGTAGAGAGAAATACTGATAGTGAGTTAGCGCCCTTTACTCAATCGAGTCCTTTTGATCTAGGAAATGGTATTCCTTCTTCCAAGGTAATTGGTATGCCTGGCATTTCTACAACTAATGCTGAGGTCAATTTGATGGAGCCAAGAAGTTTTGATGAAATGCCTAAGGCAATTCAGGCTTTGCGTGAAAGGAAGACAGTGATATTGAATCTCACCATGATGGAACCTGATCAAGCTCAAAGAGCAGTTGATTTTGTTGCAGGTGGAACTTTTGCAATTGATGGTCATCAGGAGCGAATTGGAGAAAGTATTTTCCTCTTTGCTCCAAGTTGTGTAACTGTGACCAATTCTTTTCAGGAAGATGCTTCTCCTTCAACAGTTGTGAATAAAGACTCAGAACCCCTTGTTAAGGATGCAAACCCTGCACCTGCACCTGAATGGGGTCAATCAATAGCTTCTGCTATTTAA
- a CDS encoding YggS family pyridoxal phosphate-dependent enzyme has translation MLSTRLRYISDCLPSGVRLLAVSKGQPVTSIRSLAEIGQCDFGESRLQEASPKLNALQEFKNLRWHFIGRLQSNKVRSVVKSFQFIHSVDSFSLAERISRISGEEKCSPMIMLQVKFREDPTKGGFSPQQLLDEWLKLNTLPNLKLVGLMTMVPINLDCEDRRNVFRDCRALADQLNLPDCSMGMSSDWKEALQCGATWLRVGSALFGDDKNHVISHTDITKSD, from the coding sequence ATGTTGTCTACTCGTTTACGTTACATTTCTGATTGTTTGCCATCAGGCGTTCGATTACTTGCAGTTAGCAAGGGCCAACCTGTGACATCGATTCGTTCACTTGCAGAAATTGGTCAGTGTGATTTTGGTGAAAGTCGTTTACAAGAAGCCTCACCAAAGTTGAATGCGCTTCAAGAGTTCAAGAATCTTCGTTGGCATTTTATTGGGCGCCTTCAATCGAACAAAGTGAGGAGTGTTGTTAAATCCTTTCAATTCATCCATTCAGTTGATTCTTTTTCACTCGCCGAAAGGATCTCAAGAATTTCTGGTGAAGAGAAATGTTCGCCAATGATCATGCTGCAAGTGAAATTCCGTGAGGACCCTACAAAAGGTGGATTTTCTCCTCAGCAACTTCTGGATGAATGGTTAAAGCTAAATACACTTCCTAATTTGAAGCTTGTTGGTTTGATGACAATGGTTCCTATAAACCTTGATTGTGAGGATCGAAGAAATGTTTTTAGGGATTGTCGTGCGTTAGCAGACCAATTGAACTTACCTGACTGTTCTATGGGTATGAGCAGCGATTGGAAGGAAGCATTGCAATGCGGAGCAACCTGGCTGAGGGTGGGGTCAGCCTTGTTCGGAGATGATAAAAATCATGTCATCAGTCACACAGATATCACTAAAAGCGATTAA
- a CDS encoding PipX family protein produces the protein MSAERYLNHPTFGMLYLVAPAGEGRDVYATLYAQKMFFLVTLQPRGAQFEVIPYLDARHHAEIHLSLCRRNGSPDKQRWQELFHQTFI, from the coding sequence GTGAGTGCAGAGCGTTATCTCAATCACCCTACGTTTGGGATGCTTTACCTGGTTGCACCAGCAGGAGAGGGCAGGGATGTTTACGCCACTTTGTATGCCCAGAAGATGTTTTTTCTTGTCACTCTTCAACCTAGAGGTGCTCAATTTGAAGTGATTCCTTATTTGGATGCTCGTCACCATGCGGAAATTCATTTGTCACTTTGCCGACGAAACGGATCGCCTGATAAGCAAAGGTGGCAGGAATTGTTTCACCAAACTTTTATTTGA
- a CDS encoding energy-coupling factor transporter transmembrane component T family protein codes for MDWLRKIPIGQYVAGNSGWLRNLDPRLKMGWVVMFLLTPVLAGPIWRIGLVAGLCFLTLFSWLPLRVWWRSFCLVLILAILVGLLAMFLPTGETSAAFSVRSSYELPNAFVGGPSWNLFKLGPLHLGPMVVGPLEVDRRSVELALNTSTLIFTVIHSVNLMLLTTSPEDLVWTMRWFMTPLVILGIPVDRICFQLLLSLRFLPLVQEEFQNLVRSLATRAVNIRKLGLKITLGLVLSVAERLLANILLRAEQGADALVARGGLLLRLGSLKPKSTLNERVSFLNMGSAVLLVVVLSMRGKYGAL; via the coding sequence ATGGATTGGTTGAGAAAGATCCCAATTGGACAATATGTGGCTGGGAACTCAGGCTGGTTAAGAAACCTTGACCCCAGATTGAAAATGGGTTGGGTCGTTATGTTTTTGCTTACTCCTGTTCTTGCTGGGCCAATTTGGAGAATTGGATTGGTGGCCGGTCTTTGCTTTTTGACTTTGTTTAGCTGGCTACCTTTGAGGGTTTGGTGGCGTTCTTTTTGCTTGGTATTAATCCTGGCAATTTTAGTTGGCTTATTAGCAATGTTTTTGCCTACTGGTGAGACATCAGCGGCGTTTTCTGTACGTTCTTCTTATGAGTTGCCTAATGCTTTTGTTGGTGGACCTTCTTGGAATCTTTTCAAACTTGGCCCACTTCATTTAGGGCCTATGGTTGTAGGCCCTTTGGAGGTTGATCGACGTTCTGTAGAACTTGCACTTAATACTTCAACATTGATTTTTACTGTTATTCATAGTGTCAACTTGATGCTTCTGACTACATCTCCAGAGGATTTGGTTTGGACGATGCGCTGGTTCATGACTCCTCTCGTCATATTAGGGATACCAGTTGATCGAATTTGTTTTCAGTTGCTTTTGTCCCTGAGATTTTTACCTTTGGTGCAAGAGGAGTTCCAAAACCTTGTGAGATCTTTAGCGACAAGAGCAGTCAATATTCGCAAACTTGGTTTGAAAATTACTTTAGGGCTTGTCCTTTCTGTTGCTGAAAGGCTGCTAGCTAATATTCTTTTGAGAGCTGAACAAGGGGCTGATGCACTTGTTGCTCGGGGTGGACTTTTGCTTCGTTTAGGAAGCCTTAAACCAAAAAGCACATTGAACGAACGAGTATCTTTTCTGAATATGGGATCTGCTGTGTTGTTAGTGGTGGTCCTAAGCATGCGTGGGAAGTACGGTGCTTTATAG
- the der gene encoding ribosome biogenesis GTPase Der codes for MARPIVAIIGRPNVGKSTLVNRLCKSREAIVHDQPGVTRDRTYQDGFWRDREFKVVDTGGLVFDDDSEFLPEIREQANLALSEAALAVVLVDGQQGRTAADDAIADWLRSHPCKSLVAVNKCESPEQGLAMAAEFWSLGLGEPHPISAIHGAGTGDLLDVVVSLLPPKEIEGEEDEPIQLAIIGRPNVGKSSLLNAISGEARAIVSPIRGTTRDTIDTRLNRDGHSWKLIDTAGIRRRRSVNYGPEFFGINRSFKAIERSDICVLVIDALDGVTEQDQRLAGKIEEAGRACVLVVNKWDAFEKDSHTMPRVEKELRAKLYFLDWATMLFASAITGQRVESIFALANLAVEQHRRRVTTSVVNEVLKEALSWRSPPTTRGGRQGRLYYGTQVATRPPSFTLFVNDPKLFGDTYRRYIERQLREGLGFDGTPLRLFWRGKQQRDAERDLENQEKGSL; via the coding sequence TTGGCGCGTCCGATCGTCGCCATCATTGGTCGCCCCAATGTAGGGAAGTCCACGTTGGTGAATCGTCTTTGCAAAAGTCGTGAGGCAATAGTTCATGATCAGCCTGGTGTAACTAGAGATCGAACCTATCAAGATGGGTTCTGGAGAGATAGAGAATTTAAGGTTGTTGATACAGGTGGTCTTGTTTTTGATGACGATAGTGAGTTCCTTCCTGAGATAAGAGAACAAGCTAATTTGGCACTGTCTGAAGCTGCATTGGCTGTAGTTCTTGTGGATGGTCAGCAGGGCAGAACCGCTGCTGATGATGCTATAGCTGATTGGTTGCGATCTCATCCTTGCAAGTCTTTGGTAGCGGTCAACAAGTGTGAATCGCCTGAGCAAGGATTAGCTATGGCTGCGGAGTTTTGGAGTCTTGGGCTTGGTGAACCTCACCCTATCTCTGCAATTCATGGAGCTGGGACAGGGGACTTGTTGGATGTAGTTGTTTCTCTTCTTCCACCAAAAGAAATTGAAGGCGAGGAGGATGAGCCTATTCAGCTGGCGATAATTGGCAGGCCAAATGTTGGAAAATCTAGCCTCTTAAATGCGATTAGTGGCGAAGCTAGAGCAATTGTCAGCCCTATTCGCGGTACAACTCGTGACACAATTGATACACGCTTGAACCGTGACGGTCATTCCTGGAAGTTGATTGATACGGCAGGCATTAGACGTCGTCGAAGCGTTAATTATGGGCCAGAATTTTTTGGTATTAATAGAAGCTTTAAAGCAATCGAACGAAGTGATATTTGTGTGTTAGTGATAGATGCTCTTGATGGGGTTACTGAGCAGGATCAGCGACTTGCCGGGAAAATTGAGGAAGCTGGACGAGCTTGTGTTTTGGTTGTTAACAAATGGGATGCATTTGAAAAAGATAGCCACACAATGCCACGCGTAGAGAAAGAACTTCGTGCAAAGCTTTATTTCCTTGATTGGGCAACAATGTTATTTGCATCTGCTATTACGGGACAAAGAGTTGAAAGTATTTTTGCATTAGCCAATTTGGCTGTTGAACAACACCGCAGACGAGTCACTACATCGGTGGTTAATGAAGTGCTAAAGGAGGCCTTGAGCTGGCGTAGCCCGCCCACTACTCGAGGAGGTCGCCAAGGTCGTCTTTATTACGGAACGCAAGTTGCCACTAGACCCCCCAGCTTTACTCTTTTTGTAAATGACCCAAAGTTATTTGGCGACACCTATCGTCGTTATATAGAAAGACAATTAAGAGAAGGCTTGGGATTTGATGGAACACCGTTGAGGCTCTTTTGGCGTGGTAAGCAGCAGCGAGATGCTGAAAGAGATCTCGAGAATCAGGAGAAAGGTTCTTTATAG